The Sphaerospermopsis torques-reginae ITEP-024 genome has a window encoding:
- a CDS encoding PIN domain-containing protein, which produces MIIIYLETNSIMAIAKGRNKELANSDSFVNYLELCLIDYGKLLRDFRKRFLKILEYLKNHGELIEPRIEMLVNTLNSPLIPGKNQKRDDFILQVILGHAENNLSVSKVFFSENTKDFGNTNIQQVLANVGINYFSKVSNLQGWLNAQ; this is translated from the coding sequence ATGATAATTATTTATTTAGAAACTAATTCCATCATGGCAATTGCCAAAGGAAGAAATAAAGAATTAGCAAATTCTGATTCTTTCGTCAATTATTTAGAACTTTGTTTGATTGACTATGGAAAATTACTACGTGATTTTAGAAAACGTTTTTTGAAGATTCTTGAATATCTGAAAAATCATGGTGAATTGATTGAACCCAGAATTGAAATGTTGGTAAATACCTTAAATTCTCCTTTAATACCCGGTAAAAATCAAAAGCGAGATGATTTTATTTTACAGGTGATTTTAGGTCATGCTGAGAATAATTTATCAGTGTCAAAGGTATTTTTTAGTGAAAATACCAAGGATTTTGGGAATACTAATATTCAACAGGTATTAGCTAATGTGGGAATTAATTATTTTAGTAAAGTATCTAATTTACAGGGATGGTTAAATGCACAATAA
- a CDS encoding DUF433 domain-containing protein, whose amino-acid sequence MTTLSVSKEHIVITPGVCGGKPRIAGHRIKVQDIVIWHERMGMSPDEIVYQHPSITLADVYAALTYYHDHREEIRQQIEEGENFAKQLQGDKPSLVEKILKGENVKQD is encoded by the coding sequence ATGACTACGCTATCTGTTAGCAAAGAACATATAGTTATTACTCCGGGAGTATGTGGAGGAAAACCCCGTATTGCTGGACATCGGATCAAGGTTCAAGATATTGTTATTTGGCATGAAAGGATGGGAATGTCACCTGATGAGATAGTTTATCAACATCCTAGTATTACTTTAGCAGATGTTTATGCAGCTTTAACCTATTACCATGATCACAGAGAAGAAATTAGACAGCAAATTGAAGAAGGCGAGAATTTTGCTAAACAATTACAAGGAGATAAACCATCTTTAGTTGAGAAAATATTAAAAGGTGAAAATGTCAAACAAGATTAA
- a CDS encoding DUF5615 family PIN-like protein, with protein sequence MSNKIKFHLDENVGNAIANGLRMRGVDVTTSPEEGLIGASDEQQLAFAVSQKRVIFTFDDDFLSLAATGIEYCGIIYARQKRQSIGKVISDLVLVWECLEPEYMFNNIEFL encoded by the coding sequence ATGTCAAACAAGATTAAGTTTCACCTTGATGAAAATGTTGGTAATGCTATAGCAAACGGTTTGAGAATGAGAGGAGTTGATGTGACAACTTCACCAGAAGAAGGGTTAATTGGTGCATCTGATGAACAACAATTAGCTTTTGCTGTTTCTCAAAAACGAGTTATTTTTACCTTTGATGATGATTTTCTGAGTTTAGCTGCTACAGGGATTGAATATTGTGGTATTATTTATGCTCGCCAAAAACGCCAGTCTATTGGAAAAGTGATCAGTGATTTAGTTTTAGTTTGGGAATGTTTAGAACCTGAATATATGTTCAATAATATTGAATTTTTGTAG
- a CDS encoding type II toxin-antitoxin system RelN family antitoxin codes for MKALEVTGKIQQGKLTLDYPLGIDDFQEVKVIILLPEASDHDPDDTPIAEIEENLTRAFQEVKAGETRPISELWERIESE; via the coding sequence ATGAAAGCCTTAGAAGTTACAGGTAAAATTCAACAAGGAAAATTAACCTTAGATTATCCTTTAGGAATTGATGATTTTCAAGAAGTAAAGGTAATTATTCTCTTACCAGAAGCAAGTGATCATGATCCTGATGATACTCCTATTGCGGAAATAGAAGAAAATTTAACAAGAGCTTTTCAAGAAGTTAAAGCAGGAGAAACTAGACCTATTTCTGAGTTATGGGAGAGAATTGAAAGTGAATGA
- a CDS encoding type II toxin-antitoxin system RelE family toxin: MNDINNISVQFSPEFEKQLYKLSKRYRKIRDDIEPVILQLQQGEIIGDRLVGLGEEYQVYKVSVKNSNIQKGKSAGYRLIYYLQTADSIILLTVYSKSDQEDIGVVRVREIIEQVME, translated from the coding sequence GTGAATGATATAAATAATATCTCAGTGCAATTTTCTCCTGAGTTTGAAAAACAACTGTATAAACTATCAAAACGTTATCGAAAAATTCGTGATGATATTGAACCCGTTATTTTACAGTTGCAGCAAGGGGAAATTATTGGCGATCGCCTTGTAGGGTTAGGGGAAGAATATCAAGTTTATAAGGTAAGTGTTAAAAATAGCAATATTCAAAAAGGGAAAAGTGCTGGATATCGGCTAATTTATTATTTACAAACTGCTGACAGTATTATTTTGTTAACAGTTTATTCTAAGTCTGATCAAGAGGATATTGGTGTTGTTAGAGTTCGAGAAATTATAGAACAGGTTATGGAATAA
- a CDS encoding NB-ARC domain-containing protein: MTHFYGRNKELSTLSAWIENPNTRLISILGISGIGKTTLIKHFIDTHLLPFDAIIWKNLKLSNSLNSILTEIITELNINIQNINTNNLLKQSLEIFNQKRCLIILDNLEEIFTPQQYAGKYQPEHQNYQTFLQMLTAIEHQSCIILISQEKSQEMISLDDELYPIHSLELSGLGNAAAEILKNQKLQNQEHWLNLINLYETHPRYVQHISNLIKDVFQGEIAEFLQEQSLILTEDIKSNLDLTWERLTDIEKQTLLKISQNDQPLSREEIKKLLSLSSLEIINSIQSLTRRFLLKKSENDEKLFHLTRVLREYLKNVC; this comes from the coding sequence ATTACCCATTTCTACGGAAGAAATAAAGAACTATCAACCCTATCTGCATGGATAGAAAACCCCAACACTCGCTTAATTTCCATCTTAGGAATTTCCGGTATTGGTAAAACCACCCTCATTAAACACTTTATTGACACTCACCTCCTACCCTTTGATGCAATAATCTGGAAAAATCTAAAACTATCTAACTCCTTAAACTCTATCCTTACAGAAATTATCACCGAACTAAACATTAATATTCAAAATATAAATACCAACAACTTATTAAAACAATCCTTAGAAATATTCAACCAAAAACGTTGTTTAATTATTCTCGACAACCTAGAAGAAATATTTACACCTCAACAATATGCAGGAAAATATCAACCAGAACATCAAAATTATCAAACATTCCTGCAAATGCTCACAGCAATAGAACATCAAAGCTGTATAATTTTGATTAGTCAAGAAAAAAGCCAAGAAATGATATCATTAGACGATGAACTTTACCCCATTCATTCCTTAGAATTATCAGGTTTAGGTAATGCAGCAGCAGAAATATTAAAAAATCAAAAATTACAAAATCAGGAACATTGGTTAAACCTCATAAACCTATATGAAACACATCCTCGATATGTACAACATATCAGCAACTTAATTAAAGATGTATTTCAAGGTGAAATTGCAGAATTTCTCCAAGAACAAAGTTTAATATTAACAGAAGATATAAAATCAAACCTTGACTTAACCTGGGAGAGATTAACCGATATTGAAAAACAAACACTATTAAAAATCAGTCAAAATGATCAACCTCTATCCAGAGAAGAAATCAAAAAACTATTATCACTCTCATCCCTAGAAATAATCAACAGTATCCAATCATTAACACGACGATTTTTATTAAAAAAATCAGAAAACGACGAAAAATTATTTCATCTCACCCGCGTATTGAGAGAATATTTAAAAAATGTATGCTAA
- a CDS encoding DUF29 domain-containing protein, which yields MSNTLYDQDLQLWIDATIEQLQNHEFASLDIEHLIEELIELGKSEKNALKSNLKILLTHLLKLKVQHNVPETMKASWYSSVVEHRQRVIDNLTDTPSLKNYLTEALEKSYPDARKLAIKESKLAKFGITIPSENEYPLTSPFSVEQILDEDFYPE from the coding sequence ATGTCTAACACCCTGTACGATCAAGACTTACAATTATGGATAGATGCAACAATTGAACAATTACAAAATCATGAATTTGCATCCCTGGATATTGAGCATTTGATAGAGGAGTTAATAGAATTGGGAAAATCAGAAAAAAATGCTCTCAAAAGTAATCTGAAAATTCTCTTAACTCACCTCCTTAAATTAAAAGTTCAACATAATGTACCAGAGACAATGAAAGCAAGTTGGTATAGTTCCGTTGTTGAACATCGTCAACGAGTTATTGATAATCTCACAGATACCCCATCTCTCAAAAACTACTTAACAGAAGCATTAGAAAAATCTTACCCCGATGCTCGTAAACTTGCCATAAAAGAAAGTAAACTAGCTAAATTTGGAATTACTATACCATCAGAAAATGAATATCCTCTAACTTCTCCCTTCTCAGTAGAGCAGATTTTAGATGAGGATTTTTACCCTGAATAG
- a CDS encoding glycosyltransferase family 2 protein: MFFSVVIPTYNRLPILQKCLRALELQNLNDTTLVKGYEIILVDDGSTDNTLDWLAEHQDQFPHLRCFQQDHAGPAAARNLGVEKAAGDTIIFIDSDLVVLSNFLQAHADALLQGKEKLGNDAFFTYGAVINTCNFENPTSEPYKITDFSAAFFATGNVAIPKHWLEKAGLFDTGFQLYGWEDLELGVRLKNLGLQLIKCPQAVGYHWHPPFSLQQIDNLIDKEIQRGRMGVLFYQKHPTWEVKMMIQMTLFHRLLWGILSLNGLFNERTSAPLLQWLINLGKPQLALEIARIFLNWYNVKGVYQAYSEMMNK, encoded by the coding sequence GTGTTTTTTAGTGTTGTTATACCAACTTATAATCGGTTGCCAATTTTGCAGAAGTGCCTCCGCGCTTTAGAATTGCAAAACTTAAATGATACAACCCTTGTAAAAGGGTATGAGATTATTTTAGTGGATGATGGTTCTACAGACAATACTTTAGACTGGTTAGCAGAACATCAAGATCAGTTTCCTCATTTGCGGTGTTTTCAACAAGATCATGCTGGTCCTGCGGCGGCGCGAAATTTAGGGGTAGAAAAAGCTGCGGGTGATACGATTATTTTTATTGATAGTGATTTGGTAGTTTTATCTAATTTCTTGCAAGCTCATGCAGATGCTTTGCTGCAAGGAAAGGAAAAATTAGGAAACGACGCTTTTTTTACCTATGGTGCGGTAATTAATACTTGTAATTTTGAAAATCCCACTTCTGAACCTTATAAAATCACAGATTTTTCTGCGGCTTTTTTTGCTACGGGTAATGTGGCTATTCCTAAACATTGGTTAGAAAAAGCTGGTTTATTTGATACTGGTTTTCAACTTTATGGATGGGAAGATTTAGAATTAGGTGTGAGGTTAAAAAATTTGGGTTTGCAATTAATTAAATGTCCTCAAGCTGTGGGTTATCATTGGCATCCACCTTTTAGTTTACAACAAATTGATAATTTAATTGATAAGGAAATTCAACGGGGAAGGATGGGAGTTTTGTTTTATCAAAAACATCCCACTTGGGAAGTGAAAATGATGATTCAAATGACTTTGTTTCATCGTTTATTGTGGGGGATACTTTCTTTAAATGGGTTGTTTAATGAAAGAACTAGCGCCCCTTTATTGCAATGGTTGATTAATTTGGGTAAGCCGCAGTTAGCTTTGGAAATTGCGCGGATTTTTTTGAATTGGTATAATGTAAAAGGGGTTTATCAGGCTTATTCTGAGATGATGAATAAATGA
- the pyrH gene encoding UMP kinase: MGTNYRRVLLKLSGEALMGNMGYGIDPEVVKGIAEELAEVVATGVQVAIVVGGGNIFRGVKAASAGMDRATADYIGMIATVMNAMTLQDSLERIGIQTRVQTAIAMQELAEPYIRRRAIRHLEKGRVVIFGAGSGNPFFTTDTTAALRAAEIEAEVIFKATKVDGIYDADPTIYPQAKRYTTLTYAHVLAEDLRVMDSTAIALCKENNIPILVFDLTTRGNIHRAVMGESIGTLVGGSCEIS; the protein is encoded by the coding sequence ATGGGAACGAATTACCGACGGGTTTTACTTAAACTGAGCGGTGAAGCCTTGATGGGCAACATGGGCTATGGCATTGATCCAGAAGTAGTCAAGGGAATAGCCGAAGAGTTGGCAGAGGTGGTAGCCACTGGCGTTCAAGTCGCTATCGTAGTTGGCGGCGGCAACATTTTCAGAGGCGTTAAAGCAGCATCAGCGGGAATGGACAGAGCAACCGCTGACTACATAGGAATGATTGCCACGGTAATGAACGCCATGACGCTACAAGACTCGCTAGAAAGGATAGGAATACAGACGCGGGTACAAACAGCGATCGCTATGCAAGAATTAGCAGAGCCATATATTCGTCGTCGCGCCATCCGTCATTTAGAAAAAGGACGGGTGGTAATTTTTGGTGCTGGTTCGGGAAATCCCTTCTTTACCACAGATACCACTGCGGCATTAAGAGCAGCAGAAATAGAAGCAGAAGTGATTTTTAAAGCCACCAAAGTAGACGGAATCTACGATGCTGACCCCACCATTTATCCTCAAGCCAAACGTTACACAACCCTCACTTACGCCCACGTTTTGGCTGAAGATTTGCGAGTCATGGATAGTACCGCAATTGCCTTATGTAAAGAAAATAATATTCCCATTCTGGTATTTGACCTAACAACGCGAGGAAATATCCACCGTGCAGTAATGGGAGAATCTATTGGCACTCTTGTGGGAGGTTCTTGTGAAATTAGCTGA
- the frr gene encoding ribosome recycling factor, whose product MKLAEAESTMQKTVEATQRAFNTIRTGRANASLLDKVQVEYYGTPTPLKSLANISTPDASTILIQPYDKGSLNIVEKAISLSDVGLTPSNDGSVIRLNIPPLTSDRRKEFVKLAAKYAEEGRVGIRNIRRDALDSIRKQEKAAEISEDESRDQQDKLQKLTNKYTTRIDELLAEKEKDITTV is encoded by the coding sequence GTGAAATTAGCTGAAGCTGAAAGTACGATGCAAAAAACCGTTGAGGCTACTCAACGAGCTTTTAACACCATTCGCACTGGCCGCGCCAATGCGAGCTTACTAGATAAAGTACAAGTAGAATATTACGGGACTCCTACCCCCCTGAAATCACTGGCAAACATCAGTACACCAGATGCCTCGACAATATTAATTCAGCCTTATGATAAGGGCAGCTTGAATATAGTAGAAAAGGCGATCTCCTTGTCAGATGTGGGTTTAACCCCCAGCAATGATGGTTCTGTAATTCGTTTGAACATCCCACCTTTGACATCTGACCGTCGTAAAGAATTTGTCAAACTCGCTGCTAAGTATGCCGAAGAAGGTCGAGTTGGTATTCGCAATATCCGCCGTGATGCTCTTGACTCAATTCGCAAACAAGAAAAAGCTGCGGAAATTTCCGAAGATGAATCACGAGATCAGCAAGACAAACTGCAAAAACTAACCAACAAATACACAACCAGGATTGACGAATTACTGGCAGAGAAAGAAAAAGACATTACAACCGTATAA
- a CDS encoding geranylgeranyl reductase family protein, giving the protein MYDCIIVGAGPAGGSAAYHLAKQGRSVLILEKASLPRYKPCGGGVSPAIAQWFDFDFSPAISVKVDSLRFTWKLEDPVEAKIAIKEPVWMVRRDVFDHFLVQQAQKQGAELRDNTEVTGIEFKNDHWQVNTANGQVTGRYLIAADGVKGPMAKWLGFKNRKRRLAGALEAEIPANVENKSTIHFEFGLVKNGYIWNFPKADGYSLGVGTFIGGEPQDFKKILDEYAKYFNVDIKTSQQYGHPLCIWDGNQKLHTQNAVLAGEAACVVDPFTAEGIRPSIFSGVLAAQFINEALSGDINALENYTEAMNEQWGSEMAWAQKLAGAFYRFPAIGYKVGVKRPSGAQTMGKILCGELRYGDVAGRAIKRLIPGFGG; this is encoded by the coding sequence ATGTACGACTGCATCATTGTTGGTGCTGGTCCTGCGGGTGGATCAGCAGCTTATCATTTAGCCAAACAGGGACGCTCAGTATTAATTTTAGAAAAAGCATCTCTGCCCAGATATAAACCTTGTGGTGGTGGTGTGTCACCAGCGATCGCTCAATGGTTTGATTTTGACTTTAGCCCCGCAATTTCCGTTAAAGTAGACTCCCTGCGCTTCACCTGGAAACTAGAAGATCCGGTAGAAGCCAAAATCGCCATTAAAGAACCAGTCTGGATGGTGCGACGAGATGTATTCGACCATTTTTTAGTTCAACAAGCCCAAAAGCAAGGGGCTGAACTACGAGACAATACAGAAGTCACAGGTATTGAATTTAAAAATGATCATTGGCAAGTGAACACAGCTAACGGACAAGTCACAGGTCGCTACTTAATTGCTGCGGATGGTGTTAAAGGTCCAATGGCAAAATGGCTAGGTTTTAAAAACCGTAAACGCCGATTAGCAGGAGCATTAGAAGCAGAAATTCCGGCAAATGTAGAAAATAAATCTACAATTCACTTTGAGTTTGGTTTAGTCAAAAACGGTTATATCTGGAATTTTCCCAAAGCTGACGGTTACTCTCTCGGAGTCGGAACATTTATTGGTGGTGAACCCCAGGACTTTAAAAAAATTTTGGATGAATATGCCAAATATTTTAATGTAGATATCAAAACTAGCCAGCAGTACGGTCATCCCCTGTGCATCTGGGACGGCAATCAAAAACTACATACTCAAAATGCTGTATTAGCTGGTGAAGCTGCTTGTGTCGTTGACCCCTTTACCGCCGAAGGTATTCGTCCCTCCATCTTTAGCGGTGTCCTAGCTGCACAATTCATTAATGAGGCGCTTAGTGGTGATATCAACGCCTTGGAAAACTACACTGAGGCTATGAATGAACAATGGGGTTCAGAAATGGCTTGGGCGCAAAAATTAGCTGGTGCATTTTATCGCTTCCCTGCTATTGGCTACAAAGTTGGTGTTAAACGCCCCTCTGGCGCTCAAACTATGGGTAAAATCCTTTGTGGTGAATTGCGATATGGTGATGTAGCTGGTCGCGCCATCAAGCGTTTAATTCCTGGTTTTGGGGGTTAG
- a CDS encoding CPBP family intramembrane glutamic endopeptidase: MIFSSVFFSLIEPSVNNTLLALLKNAPVVFFVMAFFLVWVVCWLPLAAISAFILNLQLNKPLQPEQKIPLLVSLYLLVPLILWGINWLGFGSFADYGLVGNLNIFGSLWLGLGLGVLGLVIVFTCQFWLGWCYLEKSNIKLIPGILLPISLVALFVGGIEELLFRGFLLTTLEKDYPIWLAAIISSLIFALLHLVWEQRETIPQIPGLWLMGMVLVLARLADGGSLGIAWGLHAGWVWAIATIDTAGLITYTGKVSEWVTGKNKKPLAGLAGVLCVLVTGVILWWFVELVLS; the protein is encoded by the coding sequence GTGATTTTTTCGTCTGTTTTCTTTTCACTGATAGAGCCATCAGTCAATAATACATTACTGGCGTTGCTGAAAAATGCGCCAGTAGTGTTTTTTGTCATGGCTTTTTTTCTTGTTTGGGTAGTATGTTGGTTGCCATTAGCAGCGATATCCGCCTTCATACTTAATTTGCAGCTTAATAAACCTTTACAACCAGAGCAAAAAATTCCTTTATTGGTATCTCTCTATTTATTAGTACCTTTAATTCTCTGGGGAATTAATTGGTTAGGATTTGGATCTTTTGCGGATTATGGGTTAGTAGGAAACCTGAATATTTTCGGTTCTTTGTGGCTGGGTTTGGGTTTAGGTGTGTTGGGACTGGTGATAGTGTTTACCTGTCAATTTTGGCTAGGTTGGTGCTATTTAGAAAAATCAAATATTAAATTAATTCCGGGAATTTTGCTACCAATTTCTTTGGTGGCTTTGTTTGTAGGTGGGATAGAAGAGTTGTTATTTCGGGGTTTTTTATTGACAACCCTGGAGAAAGATTATCCGATCTGGTTAGCAGCGATTATTTCTAGTTTGATTTTTGCGCTGCTACATTTAGTTTGGGAACAGCGAGAAACGATACCGCAAATACCTGGTTTATGGCTGATGGGAATGGTTTTGGTATTGGCCAGGTTAGCTGATGGTGGTAGTTTGGGGATAGCTTGGGGACTTCATGCGGGTTGGGTATGGGCGATCGCTACAATAGATACAGCAGGATTAATAACTTATACAGGAAAAGTCTCAGAATGGGTTACAGGTAAAAACAAAAAACCCCTAGCTGGTTTAGCTGGGGTTCTCTGTGTTTTGGTTACAGGAGTAATTCTTTGGTGGTTTGTTGAGCTTGTCCTAAGTTGA
- a CDS encoding AbrB family transcriptional regulator, with protein MTETATAPLTGKALLAKVKELSNLPRRERAKQCGYYTVTKNNQVRVNLTDFYDALLSARGIPLSPESPKDGRGREPTYRVSVHQNRQIVIGATYTKAMGLKPGDEFEIRLGYKHIHLIQLGESDKKLTSSDVDADEADLENEEEE; from the coding sequence ATGACTGAAACTGCAACCGCCCCATTAACTGGAAAAGCACTGCTGGCTAAAGTAAAAGAGCTTTCTAATTTACCACGCCGAGAAAGAGCGAAGCAGTGCGGCTATTACACCGTGACCAAAAATAATCAGGTGCGTGTAAATCTCACCGATTTTTATGATGCTCTGTTGTCAGCTAGAGGTATTCCTCTAAGTCCAGAATCTCCTAAAGATGGACGTGGCCGCGAACCGACATACCGGGTGAGTGTTCATCAAAATCGTCAAATTGTTATTGGTGCTACCTATACCAAAGCAATGGGTTTAAAACCTGGTGATGAGTTTGAAATTCGGTTAGGTTACAAGCATATTCACTTGATTCAACTTGGTGAAAGTGATAAAAAATTGACATCATCCGATGTGGATGCTGATGAAGCTGATTTAGAAAATGAAGAGGAGGAATAA
- a CDS encoding succinate dehydrogenase/fumarate reductase iron-sulfur subunit: MEVIFKIIRQQQNSHPVVQTYPLQVEPGNTILDCLNRIKWEQDGTLAFRKNCRNTICGSCAMRINGRSALACKENVGSELARLQKISSSSLSTTHNHTINEITIAPLGNMPVIKDLVVDMSSFWDNLEAVAPYVSTAARQVPEKEFLQTPQERSLLDQTGNCIMCGACYSECNAREVNSDFVGPHALAKAYRMVADSRDSDTENRLENYNKGTQGVWGCTRCFYCDSVCPMEVAPLEQITKIKQEILDRKKASDSRSIRHRKVLVELVKAGGWIDERQFGIQVVGNYFRDLKGLLSLAPLGLRMLVRGKFPLSFEPSEGTQQVRSLIESVQSSDR, from the coding sequence ATGGAAGTTATTTTTAAGATTATTCGCCAGCAGCAAAACTCTCACCCTGTTGTCCAAACTTATCCTTTACAGGTAGAACCAGGTAATACAATCCTTGATTGCCTGAATCGGATCAAATGGGAACAAGATGGAACTTTAGCATTTCGCAAAAATTGCCGCAATACTATTTGTGGTAGCTGTGCTATGCGAATTAATGGACGTTCAGCTTTAGCCTGTAAAGAAAATGTTGGCAGCGAACTAGCTAGATTGCAAAAAATTTCATCATCTTCATTATCGACAACCCATAATCATACCATTAATGAAATCACGATCGCTCCTTTGGGCAATATGCCTGTGATTAAGGATTTGGTGGTGGATATGAGCAGTTTTTGGGATAATTTAGAAGCAGTTGCACCTTATGTCAGTACAGCAGCGCGACAAGTACCAGAAAAAGAATTTTTGCAAACACCACAAGAGCGATCGCTTCTCGATCAAACAGGTAATTGTATTATGTGTGGTGCTTGTTATTCAGAATGCAACGCCCGTGAAGTTAATTCCGATTTTGTGGGTCCCCACGCTCTCGCTAAAGCATATCGCATGGTGGCAGATTCCCGCGATAGTGACACAGAAAATCGCTTGGAAAATTACAACAAAGGAACTCAAGGTGTTTGGGGTTGTACTCGTTGTTTTTATTGCGACTCAGTTTGTCCAATGGAAGTTGCACCATTAGAACAAATTACCAAAATTAAACAAGAAATTCTTGACCGCAAAAAAGCCAGTGATAGCCGTTCCATTCGTCACCGTAAAGTATTGGTTGAGTTAGTTAAAGCAGGTGGTTGGATTGATGAACGTCAATTTGGTATCCAGGTAGTTGGTAATTATTTCCGCGATTTAAAAGGATTACTCAGTCTTGCACCTCTGGGTTTAAGGATGTTAGTCAGGGGTAAATTTCCCCTCTCCTTTGAACCATCAGAAGGTACTCAACAAGTGCGATCGCTCATTGAATCAGTTCAATCAAGTGATCGGTAA
- a CDS encoding TolB family protein, translated as MTNYKLLLILFLSSTFLTGCFGYPRILSYPFDPGGRGLNSLASELNPQISGRYIVFTTNRRGSQDIYMFDTVTRNLVDLPGLNSFDTIADHASVTQDGRFVVFAGSRQGRSSIFLYDRETRQSRNLTANLQAEVRNPTISADGSRIAFEFSNNGQWDILLYDRFGQKLNIPQDPR; from the coding sequence ATGACTAATTACAAATTACTGTTAATTTTATTTTTAAGTTCAACTTTTTTAACTGGGTGTTTTGGTTATCCGCGTATATTAAGTTATCCATTTGACCCTGGTGGTCGCGGTTTAAACAGTTTAGCTTCGGAGTTAAATCCGCAAATTTCGGGCAGATATATTGTTTTTACTACTAATCGTCGCGGTAGCCAGGATATTTATATGTTTGATACTGTGACACGAAATTTAGTAGATTTACCAGGTTTAAATTCTTTTGATACTATTGCTGATCATGCTTCTGTGACTCAAGATGGTCGTTTTGTGGTTTTTGCTGGGAGTCGTCAGGGGCGCTCCTCTATTTTTCTCTACGACAGGGAAACACGACAATCCAGAAATTTAACTGCTAATCTGCAAGCAGAAGTCCGCAATCCTACAATTAGTGCTGATGGTAGTAGGATTGCGTTTGAGTTTAGCAATAATGGGCAATGGGATATTTTACTTTATGACAGATTTGGACAAAAATTGAATATACCCCAAGACCCAAGATAA
- a CDS encoding TolB family protein produces the protein MKTFTSIFWLQKRIHWSLIFSLSGLLVSCGAGDIPVGVYSLNSRYTEEQPALSGNGRFLAFVSNRNGNQQLLMYDLETQSFIPTPGLNRRETVAESPSLSYTGRYICYLTSDQGRPVIALYDRAMKQSQIITPTYRGWIRNPHISPDGRYIVFESASRGQWDVEVLDRGPTVELDIPNGATVGN, from the coding sequence GTGAAAACATTTACGTCTATATTTTGGCTCCAAAAACGTATTCATTGGAGCCTAATTTTTAGTTTGAGTGGTTTACTTGTGTCTTGTGGTGCTGGTGATATTCCGGTTGGGGTTTATTCCTTGAACAGTCGTTATACTGAGGAGCAACCTGCTTTAAGTGGAAATGGACGCTTTTTAGCCTTTGTCTCTAATCGTAATGGTAATCAGCAATTGTTGATGTACGACTTGGAAACTCAAAGTTTTATTCCCACTCCTGGTTTAAACCGACGAGAAACTGTTGCTGAAAGCCCCAGTCTCAGCTACACAGGTCGTTATATTTGTTACCTCACGAGTGATCAAGGTAGACCAGTGATAGCACTTTACGATCGCGCTATGAAACAATCACAAATCATCACTCCTACCTATCGCGGTTGGATCAGAAATCCTCATATCAGTCCTGATGGACGTTATATAGTTTTTGAATCTGCCAGTCGTGGACAATGGGATGTGGAAGTTTTAGACCGAGGACCTACTGTAGAATTAGATATCCCTAATGGTGCAACGGTGGGAAATTAA